A portion of the Ammospiza caudacuta isolate bAmmCau1 chromosome 25, bAmmCau1.pri, whole genome shotgun sequence genome contains these proteins:
- the EDN2 gene encoding endothelin-2 — MGSHPAVLLALALCALLEAGLGHPPAESHLAARPRSKRCSCNSWLDKECIYFCHLDIIWVNTPGHTAPYGLGSPPRRRKRSAGRCECSHSRDSICATFCHGRPGYLQSLKLPVSSGASARSLQSGTTRHSPHGLLRALRDLRVSSPRSSKHQQRSQRDTQPPALPWERNIWKKKR; from the exons ATGGGCAGCCACCCCGCCGTGCTGCTGGCGCTCGCCCTTTGCGCCCTGCTGGAAGCCG GTCTGGGCCATCCCCCGGCCGAGTCGCACCTGGCCGCGCGGCCGAGGAGCAAGCGATGTTCCTGCAACAGCTGGCTGGATAAGGAATGCATCTACTTCTGTCACCTGGACATCATCTGGGTCAACACACCTGG GCACACCGCTCCCTACGGCTTGGGCAGCCCGCCAAGGCGGCGCAAGAGGTCGGCGGGACGGTGCGAGTGCTCGCACTCCAGGGACAGCATCTGTGCCACCTTCTGCCACGGCAGGCCTGG GTACCTCCAGAGTCTGAAGCTCCCCGTGAGCTCTGGAGCATCAGCAAGGTCTCTGCAGAGCGGTACCACAAGACATTCCCCTCACGGGCTGCTGAGAGCTCTCAG ggaccTCAGGGTCTCCAGCCCACGCTCCAGCAAACACCAGCAGCGCTCGCAGAGGGACACAcagccaccagctctgccttgggAAAGAAACatctggaagaagaaaagataA